In bacterium, a single genomic region encodes these proteins:
- the lexA gene encoding transcriptional repressor LexA, with protein MAKELTEKQQQVLDYIIENIQRCGYPPTVREIQSHLGLKSPCAPFVHLKALEEKGYLRKIPTKPRAIELLVEHKRQSLEDEYVKVPKLGRIQAGLPLLALENIEGEIILGKDLVRTNKCFALKIEGDSMIEAGILPGDYVIVGRQKIADNGDIVVALIRGEDTTVKYYYFKSTSLVRLEPANSKMEPILVSAEDIKIAGKVIGLYRRF; from the coding sequence ATGGCAAAGGAATTAACCGAAAAACAGCAGCAGGTATTAGACTATATCATTGAGAATATTCAAAGATGTGGTTATCCACCTACGGTAAGAGAGATACAGAGTCATTTGGGACTAAAATCTCCCTGTGCACCTTTTGTCCATCTCAAGGCGTTAGAGGAGAAAGGCTACCTCAGAAAAATCCCAACCAAACCCAGAGCTATAGAATTGTTGGTTGAGCATAAAAGACAAAGTTTAGAGGATGAGTATGTGAAGGTTCCAAAACTAGGAAGGATTCAGGCAGGTTTACCGTTACTTGCTTTAGAGAATATTGAAGGTGAGATTATCCTGGGTAAGGATTTAGTCAGGACTAATAAATGTTTTGCTCTCAAGATAGAAGGGGATAGTATGATTGAGGCAGGGATTTTACCAGGGGATTATGTCATTGTCGGGAGACAAAAGATAGCCGATAATGGAGATATAGTTGTGGCACTTATTAGAGGAGAGGATACTACCGTGAAATATTATTATTTTAAAAGCACATCATTGGTGAGATTAGAGCCAGCGAATTCTAAGATGGAACCAATACTGGTATCTGCAGAGGATATAAAGATTGCGGGGAAAGTCATTGGTTTGTATAGAAGATTTTAG